In Streptomyces sclerotialus, one genomic interval encodes:
- a CDS encoding HAD domain-containing protein: protein MRLPYLLMDIDGVLVPFPSSEGTTPATHDRHDVLPTGRNPDQPVTVWLNPAHGPMLLDLIRTGIFAPVWCTSWRQDAATMIGPLLGLPPLPYVDLPRPQITTSHPNGYLWKRDYVDGWLGDAPVAWIDDDFTGLDHTWAAERTAGGLTTLLVQPDPHVGLLLEHVTQVTTWAAQLRSARTGAADAPHGAEAA from the coding sequence ATGCGCCTGCCCTACTTACTCATGGACATCGACGGCGTCCTGGTCCCCTTCCCCTCCTCGGAGGGGACCACCCCGGCAACCCACGACCGCCACGACGTCCTCCCGACCGGCCGGAACCCTGACCAGCCCGTCACGGTCTGGCTCAACCCAGCCCACGGCCCCATGCTTCTGGACCTCATCCGTACTGGAATCTTCGCGCCGGTCTGGTGCACGAGCTGGCGCCAGGACGCCGCCACCATGATCGGGCCCTTGCTCGGCCTCCCGCCCCTCCCGTACGTCGACCTTCCCCGCCCACAGATCACGACCAGCCACCCCAACGGCTACCTGTGGAAACGCGACTACGTAGACGGCTGGCTCGGCGACGCACCGGTCGCCTGGATCGACGACGACTTCACCGGCCTCGACCACACCTGGGCCGCAGAACGCACCGCTGGCGGCCTGACGACCCTCCTGGTGCAGCCTGACCCTCATGTCGGGCTGCTCCTCGAACACGTCACCCAGGTCACGACGTGGGCGGCGCAGCTGCGAAGCGCACGGACCGGCGCGGCGGACGCGCCGCACGGCGCCGAAGCCGCGTGA
- a CDS encoding relaxase/mobilization nuclease domain-containing protein, with translation MVPDVSTGSDTRGLIKYLFGKGRCEEHTDPHIVAAWDMAGAPDPGRDPRATFSLLAKRLDHHVDLRPRELGAKPPKHVWHCPVRTAPGDRYLTDAEWAEVARRVVATTGIAPEGDAKACRWIAVRHADDHIHILATTVRADGRRPRTNRDGWRAQKECRKIETEYGLRRLKSGDLTAPKTPTGAERAKAERQGQEVTAREWLRERAYAVAAAVQSTDDYFTVLTSLGIQVRPRISAKNGEIDGYSLAAPGDTVFFGGSKLAPDLSYKRLAERLPSQKIADPPQPAADPADPWRRTESAVRAARTVLETGDAATAQGHLDAFADTLHNLARVTPPGTHRAELQVAAQAFNRARRSAIRADHQAATELRQAAKELVYAPDVPGGVAIALVFTALHLARAAAQWHEQRGHEQQAAAAEEAFRHLQEGYRQAAEPALADLAQRVPRPQTTQRFEATVRQTLPDHSDRIITDPAWPALATTLAMTESAGHNAHRLLAEVAARRELDTAERPAEVLNWRITVQPNKRAQAAQKRSAFRGTSPMPIALRPPATAVNTRPDERGRHR, from the coding sequence ATGGTGCCTGATGTCTCCACCGGCTCCGACACCCGCGGCCTGATCAAGTACCTGTTCGGCAAGGGGCGGTGCGAGGAACACACCGACCCGCACATCGTGGCCGCCTGGGACATGGCCGGCGCCCCCGACCCCGGCCGTGACCCGCGTGCCACCTTCAGCCTGCTCGCCAAGCGCCTCGACCACCACGTCGACCTGCGCCCACGCGAACTCGGTGCCAAGCCACCCAAGCACGTGTGGCACTGCCCGGTACGCACCGCGCCCGGTGACCGCTACCTGACCGACGCCGAGTGGGCCGAGGTTGCCCGCCGCGTCGTCGCCACCACCGGCATCGCCCCCGAGGGAGACGCCAAGGCATGCCGGTGGATCGCCGTGCGGCACGCGGATGACCACATTCACATCCTGGCCACTACCGTCCGCGCCGACGGCCGCCGCCCGCGTACGAATCGGGACGGTTGGCGGGCCCAGAAGGAGTGCCGGAAGATCGAGACCGAGTATGGCCTACGCCGCCTCAAGTCCGGCGACCTGACCGCCCCCAAGACGCCCACCGGGGCGGAGCGAGCCAAGGCCGAGCGGCAAGGCCAGGAGGTGACCGCGCGGGAGTGGCTGCGGGAACGCGCGTACGCGGTTGCCGCCGCTGTCCAGAGCACCGACGACTACTTCACCGTCCTTACCTCGCTCGGCATCCAGGTCAGGCCGCGCATCAGCGCCAAGAACGGCGAGATAGACGGCTACAGTCTGGCTGCCCCCGGCGACACCGTCTTCTTCGGCGGCTCCAAACTCGCCCCCGACCTGTCCTACAAGCGCCTGGCTGAACGCCTCCCCAGCCAGAAGATTGCTGACCCTCCGCAACCGGCGGCGGACCCGGCCGACCCGTGGCGTCGCACCGAATCAGCCGTCCGCGCAGCCCGCACCGTGCTCGAAACGGGTGACGCCGCTACCGCCCAGGGCCACCTGGACGCCTTCGCCGACACCCTGCACAACCTGGCCCGCGTCACACCGCCCGGCACGCACCGAGCCGAACTGCAAGTGGCGGCACAGGCGTTCAACCGGGCCCGCCGCTCGGCAATCCGAGCCGACCACCAGGCCGCTACTGAGCTTCGCCAAGCCGCCAAGGAACTCGTCTATGCTCCCGACGTTCCGGGCGGAGTCGCCATCGCTCTCGTATTCACTGCCCTGCACCTGGCCCGTGCCGCCGCCCAGTGGCACGAGCAGCGCGGCCACGAGCAGCAGGCCGCTGCCGCCGAAGAAGCGTTCCGCCACTTGCAGGAGGGTTACCGCCAAGCCGCCGAGCCCGCCCTGGCAGACCTCGCCCAACGTGTCCCGCGCCCCCAGACCACCCAGCGCTTTGAGGCCACCGTGCGTCAGACCCTCCCCGACCACTCTGACCGCATCATTACCGACCCCGCCTGGCCCGCCCTGGCCACCACCCTTGCCATGACCGAAAGCGCCGGCCACAACGCCCACCGCCTCCTCGCCGAGGTGGCCGCCCGCCGGGAACTCGACACGGCTGAACGCCCCGCCGAAGTCCTCAACTGGCGCATCACCGTCCAACCCAACAAGCGCGCACAGGCAGCACAGAAACGAAGTGCCTTCCGCGGCACTTCGCCCATGCCGATCGCACTGCGACCTCCGGCCACAGCGGTAAACACAAGGCCCGATGAACGTGGTCGCCATCGATAG
- a CDS encoding MobC family plasmid mobilization relaxosome protein, whose protein sequence is MAEEEAGRQRTPEPGEGVAEPNAVPSDAVPPDTVPDEPPADTAPPVEHPSWREPDAPTLPALMNRKRTTEKRDQDKTIRFTPTAVRIIAAEATRRGQKFAGFVGDAALAVALGQTTLTGSPEDDPARPLVEAVEAHVTALNRIGNNLNQITMAINSGTIPDHAEAVLDHVDQAVEHSYQLMDKLMEEGAAYGA, encoded by the coding sequence GTGGCGGAGGAGGAGGCCGGGCGCCAGCGGACGCCCGAGCCAGGGGAGGGGGTGGCCGAGCCCAACGCTGTCCCTTCCGACGCTGTTCCTCCCGACACGGTGCCTGACGAGCCGCCCGCCGACACCGCGCCGCCTGTCGAGCACCCTTCGTGGCGCGAGCCCGACGCCCCGACCCTGCCCGCGCTGATGAACCGCAAGCGCACCACCGAGAAGCGCGACCAGGACAAGACCATCCGCTTCACTCCCACTGCGGTCCGCATCATCGCCGCGGAGGCTACGCGGCGCGGTCAGAAGTTCGCTGGGTTCGTTGGCGACGCCGCACTCGCCGTCGCCCTCGGCCAGACCACCCTGACCGGCAGCCCGGAAGACGACCCGGCCCGCCCCCTGGTGGAGGCCGTCGAGGCGCACGTCACCGCGCTCAACCGCATCGGCAACAACCTCAACCAGATCACCATGGCCATCAACAGCGGAACCATCCCCGACCACGCCGAGGCTGTACTCGACCACGTAGACCAGGCCGTCGAGCACAGCTATCAGCTGATGGACAAGCTCATGGAGGAAGGTGCCGCATATGGTGCCTGA
- a CDS encoding DUF3631 domain-containing protein translates to MRSAIGRYVVAPSEEALTAVTLWVAASHIQPALQHAPRLAVVAATKGAGKSRVLDVLHETVHQPMMTVNTSPAVVFRVIGKNPPTLLVDEADTIFGPKAGDKEDLRGLLNAGHQRNRPAWRISGPEHKPTPYPTFAMAAIAGIGDLPDTIMDRTVVLRMQKRKPGEKITPFRSRYAKPELNALRDKLAAWLGPLRGTAARMVPRMPVEDRAADTWEPLVIVADLAGGHWPDKARAACLMMTRYEAVQDEQSSLKTRLLRDIHRIFAENQDPEVLATQDLVVALIQDVDGPWAEYGTKGLNAYHLGNLLRDFGISSANYRFTKNKQAKAYMRNRFLDAWARHCPDLTETAPEPAHGAAPARSVVHTLPPVGPPGEFPGPERAR, encoded by the coding sequence TTGCGGTCGGCGATCGGCCGGTACGTGGTGGCGCCGAGCGAGGAGGCACTGACCGCGGTCACCCTGTGGGTGGCGGCCTCCCACATTCAGCCCGCCCTGCAGCACGCGCCCCGCCTCGCGGTGGTCGCGGCGACCAAGGGGGCCGGCAAGTCCCGCGTCCTGGACGTGCTCCACGAGACCGTCCACCAGCCGATGATGACCGTGAACACCTCCCCGGCGGTGGTCTTCAGGGTCATCGGCAAGAACCCGCCCACGCTGCTGGTGGACGAGGCCGACACCATCTTCGGCCCCAAGGCGGGTGACAAGGAGGACCTGCGTGGCCTGCTGAACGCCGGGCACCAGCGCAACCGGCCCGCCTGGCGCATCTCCGGACCAGAGCACAAGCCCACCCCGTATCCGACCTTCGCCATGGCCGCGATCGCGGGGATCGGCGACCTGCCGGACACGATCATGGACCGGACGGTCGTGCTCCGGATGCAGAAGCGCAAGCCCGGCGAGAAGATCACCCCGTTCCGCTCGCGCTACGCCAAGCCTGAACTCAACGCGCTGCGCGACAAGCTGGCCGCCTGGCTGGGGCCGCTGCGCGGGACGGCCGCCCGTATGGTGCCGAGGATGCCGGTCGAAGACCGGGCCGCGGACACCTGGGAGCCGTTGGTCATCGTCGCTGACCTGGCCGGTGGTCACTGGCCGGACAAGGCCCGCGCGGCCTGCCTCATGATGACCCGGTACGAGGCCGTCCAGGACGAGCAGAGCAGCCTGAAGACGCGACTGCTGCGTGACATCCACCGCATCTTCGCCGAGAACCAGGACCCTGAGGTCCTGGCCACGCAGGATCTGGTTGTTGCTCTGATCCAAGATGTGGATGGCCCGTGGGCGGAGTATGGCACCAAGGGCCTGAACGCCTACCACCTGGGCAACCTGCTGCGGGATTTCGGCATCAGCTCGGCCAATTACCGGTTCACCAAGAACAAGCAGGCCAAGGCATACATGCGCAACCGCTTCCTCGACGCCTGGGCCCGCCACTGCCCCGATCTCACTGAGACCGCGCCCGAACCGGCACACGGCGCCGCGCCCGCGCGCTCGGTGGTACACACGCTGCCGCCCGTCGGACCTCCAGGGGAATTTCCCGGCCCCGAGCGCGCCCGCTGA
- a CDS encoding helix-turn-helix transcriptional regulator: MPRNSRPVIAAGSTSRTPLATPEEVAAYLGVPVKTLYQWRHRRTGPNTLKVGRHLRYRWPEVDEWLAAQATYDLTA, from the coding sequence ATGCCCCGAAACTCTCGCCCCGTAATCGCCGCCGGCAGCACGAGCCGCACCCCGCTGGCCACGCCGGAGGAGGTCGCCGCCTACCTCGGTGTGCCGGTGAAGACCCTCTATCAGTGGCGGCACCGCCGTACGGGCCCGAACACCCTCAAGGTCGGCCGCCACCTGCGCTACCGCTGGCCGGAGGTGGACGAATGGCTCGCAGCCCAGGCCACGTACGACCTCACGGCCTGA
- a CDS encoding helix-turn-helix domain-containing protein has translation MATRPIEIGPAGIQAARTIESLRLARGLSQHQLAERCTALGRPLTNIALSRTERTRRRCDIDDLVTIAAALGIPPAALLPQWTDLSVTSRSAAVQEALLG, from the coding sequence ATGGCAACACGACCCATCGAAATAGGCCCTGCCGGAATCCAGGCCGCCCGCACCATCGAGAGCCTGCGCCTGGCGCGTGGGCTCTCCCAGCACCAGCTCGCCGAACGCTGCACCGCACTGGGTCGGCCACTGACCAACATCGCCCTCAGTCGCACCGAGCGCACCCGCCGCCGTTGCGACATCGACGACCTCGTCACCATCGCCGCCGCCCTCGGCATACCCCCGGCTGCCCTTCTGCCCCAGTGGACGGATCTCAGCGTCACCTCCCGCTCCGCAGCTGTACAGGAGGCCCTCCTTGGCTGA
- a CDS encoding tyrosine-type recombinase/integrase, with the protein MAEPYDRWHKKRPQPGEEKCKNHGKVPSGEHGRGKRWLARWRDPEGNQQSESFDRFEDARQHLTKMRSGVDDGTYIDPRKGEAQLKSVAEQWLENQIFDNPRTYAQYESRVRNHIIEPLGALKLRQVKSSTVQTWIKHRLQVLDETTVGLVFTHLSSILAMAVDDDLIAKNPCETGSVKRVKPRRSKKTAKDVPLSWEQTDALRPHLPERYQATVDCGRGLGMRQGEIFGFSPEDVNWLQKNKVVHIRRQIAHDRGTLVFAPPKGGTEDDPKDRFVPLSDELAALLTEHMRKHPPVEVSLPWLEKGAEPITVRLVFTTRERKPLNKNYFNYLWKGALEAIGAIAALNDKPVGRGRKWQECRDKMMHSLRHLFASEAINEGVDVYTLADLLGHEDPAFTLHRYVHRVTGAVEKARKAIGRRYRLAA; encoded by the coding sequence TTGGCTGAGCCGTACGACCGCTGGCATAAGAAGCGGCCGCAGCCCGGCGAGGAGAAGTGCAAGAACCACGGCAAAGTACCCTCCGGCGAACACGGGCGCGGAAAGCGCTGGCTGGCCCGGTGGCGTGACCCGGAAGGGAACCAGCAAAGCGAGAGCTTCGACCGGTTCGAGGACGCCCGGCAACACCTCACCAAGATGCGGAGCGGCGTCGACGACGGAACGTACATCGATCCGAGGAAGGGCGAGGCCCAGCTCAAGTCGGTGGCCGAGCAGTGGCTGGAGAACCAGATCTTCGACAATCCCCGGACGTACGCCCAGTACGAGTCACGCGTACGCAACCACATCATCGAACCGCTCGGGGCGCTCAAGCTGCGCCAGGTCAAGTCGTCCACCGTGCAGACCTGGATCAAGCACCGGCTGCAGGTACTCGACGAGACGACCGTGGGCCTCGTCTTCACACACCTATCTTCGATCCTGGCCATGGCCGTGGACGACGACCTGATCGCCAAGAATCCTTGTGAAACAGGCTCGGTGAAGCGGGTGAAGCCCCGGCGGTCAAAGAAGACGGCGAAGGATGTACCGCTGTCGTGGGAGCAGACGGATGCCCTACGGCCGCACTTGCCCGAGCGTTACCAGGCCACAGTCGACTGCGGCCGAGGACTGGGCATGCGGCAGGGCGAGATCTTCGGGTTCAGCCCCGAGGACGTCAACTGGCTGCAGAAGAACAAGGTCGTCCACATACGCCGTCAGATCGCCCACGATCGCGGCACGCTCGTCTTCGCTCCCCCGAAGGGCGGCACAGAGGACGACCCGAAGGATCGGTTCGTGCCGCTCAGCGACGAGCTGGCGGCGTTGCTCACCGAGCACATGCGTAAGCATCCGCCGGTCGAAGTCTCACTTCCCTGGCTGGAGAAGGGCGCCGAGCCGATCACCGTCCGCCTCGTGTTCACCACGCGCGAGCGGAAGCCACTGAACAAGAACTACTTCAACTACCTCTGGAAGGGCGCCCTGGAGGCAATCGGCGCGATAGCAGCCCTCAACGACAAGCCCGTCGGAAGGGGCCGCAAGTGGCAAGAGTGCCGGGACAAGATGATGCACTCACTACGGCACCTCTTCGCCTCCGAGGCGATCAACGAGGGCGTCGACGTCTACACGCTCGCCGACCTCCTCGGCCACGAGGACCCTGCGTTTACCCTCCACCGCTACGTCCACCGTGTGACGGGTGCGGTCGAGAAGGCCCGCAAGGCGATCGGCCGACGCTACCGCCTAGCCGCCTGA
- a CDS encoding FadR/GntR family transcriptional regulator, with protein sequence MTLGALRPSPLVEQATQHLRDQITGGDWPVGTKIPGETTLAKTLGVGRSTVREALRALAGAGLVQARQGAGVFVVATEPQEDWAGQLRRSAVTDAYEVRMLIEVEAAQLAAERRTDADLTALHAALDRRRAAATGSDAEFVDADIALHHAVVAAAHNPVLTALFGEFVPVLRQRLIDLVELLDLRSADPNHGDAGHAALVDAVATGNAAAAGHALREELQQTLTRLQSL encoded by the coding sequence GTGACTCTCGGTGCGCTCCGCCCCAGCCCCCTGGTCGAACAGGCCACCCAGCACCTACGCGATCAGATCACCGGAGGCGACTGGCCGGTCGGCACCAAGATCCCCGGCGAGACCACCCTCGCCAAGACCCTCGGCGTGGGCCGCTCCACTGTGCGGGAAGCCCTGCGCGCCCTCGCCGGGGCCGGCCTGGTCCAGGCCCGCCAGGGCGCCGGCGTCTTCGTCGTCGCCACCGAGCCGCAGGAGGACTGGGCCGGCCAACTGCGCAGGTCAGCCGTGACCGACGCCTACGAAGTCCGCATGCTGATCGAGGTCGAGGCCGCACAGCTGGCCGCGGAACGCCGCACCGACGCCGACCTCACCGCCCTCCACGCGGCCCTGGACCGCCGCCGCGCGGCCGCAACCGGCAGCGACGCCGAATTCGTCGACGCCGACATCGCCCTGCACCACGCCGTCGTCGCCGCGGCCCACAACCCCGTACTCACCGCCCTCTTCGGCGAGTTCGTCCCCGTACTCCGCCAGCGCCTGATCGACCTCGTGGAACTCCTCGACCTCCGCTCCGCCGACCCCAACCACGGCGACGCCGGCCACGCCGCCCTCGTCGACGCCGTCGCCACAGGCAACGCCGCCGCAGCCGGCCACGCCCTGCGCGAAGAACTCCAGCAGACCCTCACCCGCCTCCAGTCCCTCTGA
- the leuA gene encoding 2-isopropylmalate synthase: MASSETTTFPTLRTPSGEVPAHAPAWNPQRPSAMPHHRYRPAHSRVALPLTDRTWPSRRIEQAPLWVPVDLRDGNQALAEPMDIARKRRMFDLLCTMGFKEIEVGYPSASQADFDFVRHLATSGAVPEDVTISVFTAARDDLIDRTVESVAGLPRVLVHLYTATAPTWRDVVLGRSRAELHGLIREAGTHLMRRAEEQSGSDIRFEFSPEVFNLTEPDYVLEVCDSMTELWDACPDRPVVLNLPATVEIATPNVYADQIEYMDRHLARRDSVILSVHPHNDRGTGVACAELAVLAGAQRVEGCLFGNGERTGNVDLVALALNLYTQGVNPMVDFSDIDAVREVVEHCTRLPVPPRHPYGGDLVHTAFSGTHQDAISKGMAHHAERAAELGVPASEAPWEVPYLPIDPGDIGRTYEEVIRINSQSGKGGVAHLLHTHHGLDLPKGMRPDFSRAVQRVTDADGQELTHKDLWELFRSTYLAPAEDGPVTLVSWHTAETAPGEHRFTCTLRTDGEEHQYGGTGNGPLSAFAAALGTAGIALDILHYTEHATATGPGSPAVAYAECRVNGTTCWGAGWDTSVLVASVQAVLAAANRALRTRPAGESGGAR; encoded by the coding sequence ATGGCTTCCTCCGAGACCACGACGTTCCCCACGCTGCGTACCCCGTCGGGCGAGGTTCCCGCGCACGCTCCGGCGTGGAATCCGCAGCGGCCCAGTGCGATGCCGCACCACCGCTACCGGCCCGCGCACTCCCGTGTCGCGCTGCCCCTGACGGACCGGACGTGGCCGTCCCGCCGGATCGAGCAGGCCCCGCTGTGGGTGCCGGTCGACCTGCGCGACGGCAACCAGGCGCTGGCCGAGCCGATGGACATCGCGCGCAAGCGCCGGATGTTCGACCTCCTGTGCACCATGGGGTTCAAGGAGATCGAGGTGGGCTATCCGTCCGCCAGCCAGGCCGACTTCGACTTCGTCCGGCACCTGGCGACCAGCGGCGCGGTGCCCGAGGACGTGACGATCTCCGTCTTCACCGCGGCCCGTGACGATCTGATCGACCGGACGGTCGAGTCCGTCGCGGGACTGCCGCGTGTCCTGGTCCACCTCTACACCGCCACCGCACCCACCTGGCGTGACGTGGTCCTGGGGCGGTCCCGCGCGGAGCTGCACGGACTGATCCGGGAGGCCGGCACCCATCTGATGCGGCGCGCGGAGGAGCAGTCCGGGTCCGACATCCGGTTCGAGTTCTCCCCCGAGGTCTTCAACCTCACGGAGCCGGACTACGTCCTGGAGGTCTGCGACAGCATGACCGAGCTGTGGGACGCCTGCCCGGACCGGCCGGTGGTCCTCAACCTGCCCGCGACGGTGGAGATCGCCACACCCAACGTCTACGCGGACCAGATCGAGTACATGGACCGCCACCTGGCGCGGCGTGACTCGGTGATCCTGTCCGTGCACCCGCACAACGACCGCGGCACCGGTGTCGCCTGCGCCGAGCTGGCCGTCCTGGCGGGGGCGCAGCGGGTGGAGGGCTGTCTGTTCGGCAACGGCGAGCGGACCGGCAACGTCGACCTGGTCGCGCTGGCCCTGAACCTGTACACGCAGGGCGTGAACCCGATGGTCGACTTCTCCGACATCGACGCCGTACGGGAAGTGGTGGAGCACTGCACCCGGCTGCCGGTCCCGCCGCGCCACCCCTACGGCGGCGACCTCGTGCACACGGCGTTCTCCGGCACCCACCAGGACGCCATCTCCAAGGGCATGGCGCACCACGCCGAGCGCGCCGCCGAGCTGGGCGTCCCCGCGTCGGAGGCCCCGTGGGAGGTGCCGTACCTGCCCATCGACCCGGGCGACATCGGCCGTACGTACGAGGAAGTCATCCGCATCAACTCGCAGTCCGGGAAGGGCGGGGTCGCGCATCTGCTGCACACCCACCACGGCCTGGACCTGCCCAAGGGGATGCGTCCCGACTTCTCCCGCGCGGTGCAGCGGGTCACCGACGCCGACGGGCAGGAGCTCACCCACAAGGACCTGTGGGAGCTGTTCCGCAGCACCTACCTCGCTCCGGCCGAGGACGGCCCGGTCACGCTGGTCTCCTGGCACACGGCGGAGACGGCGCCCGGGGAGCACCGGTTCACCTGCACCCTGCGCACGGACGGGGAGGAGCACCAGTACGGCGGGACGGGGAACGGACCGTTGTCGGCCTTCGCCGCGGCACTCGGGACCGCCGGGATCGCGCTCGACATCCTGCACTACACCGAGCACGCGACGGCCACCGGTCCGGGCAGCCCGGCCGTCGCCTACGCGGAGTGCCGGGTGAACGGTACGACGTGCTGGGGCGCCGGCTGGGACACCTCCGTACTCGTGGCGTCGGTACAGGCCGTCCTGGCCGCCGCCAACCGCGCGCTGCGGACCCGTCCGGCCGGTGAGTCCGGGGGTGCCCGATGA
- a CDS encoding MFS transporter, translating into MKKGQLGFLSGTHVVNDLYQGAIPAMLPFLMSQRHYSYAAVSGLAFAASGISSLFQPVFGVLSDRKPRPWLVPAGFCAAALGVVAAGLAGSYAATWLFIALAGIGIAAYHPPATSQARAAGGSSQKAMSVFSVGGTVGGSLAPTLVTLVIGSAGFSGSYLLAIPALVMAVLWVLKGPWMRWRGHTTAVPPSAAARAAAGASGAAQADDWRSFARLVAVIIGWSIPYVMVTSMVSLHAQRDLDSSAGAGAAVLTCFTAAGAVGTLLGGWVGDRYGRMTSIRVGYLVALPALLVIAWAPALPVLVVSAVVFGVAMFLPFAAQVTLAQDYLPSRPGTASGLTLGLAMAAGGLCSPAFGRLADASGLSVTFYVLVAVFLVPVVMALRLSDRTPDAPGSTPDAPESPSPQPPSEIRAETQGSSLR; encoded by the coding sequence ATGAAGAAGGGACAGCTCGGCTTCCTGTCCGGCACGCATGTGGTCAACGACCTGTACCAGGGCGCGATCCCGGCGATGCTGCCGTTCCTGATGTCCCAGCGCCACTACAGCTACGCCGCGGTCTCCGGCCTGGCGTTCGCGGCGAGCGGCATCTCCAGCCTGTTCCAGCCGGTGTTCGGCGTCCTCTCGGACCGCAAGCCGCGGCCCTGGCTGGTGCCGGCCGGGTTCTGTGCCGCCGCGCTGGGCGTCGTGGCGGCCGGGCTGGCGGGCAGCTATGCGGCCACCTGGCTGTTCATCGCGCTGGCCGGGATCGGCATCGCGGCCTACCACCCGCCCGCGACCAGCCAGGCGCGCGCCGCCGGCGGGTCGTCGCAGAAGGCGATGAGCGTCTTCTCGGTCGGCGGCACGGTCGGTGGTTCCCTCGCACCGACGCTGGTCACCCTGGTCATCGGCTCGGCGGGCTTCTCCGGGAGCTATCTGCTGGCGATTCCCGCCCTGGTCATGGCGGTGCTGTGGGTGCTCAAGGGCCCCTGGATGCGGTGGCGGGGCCACACGACGGCGGTCCCGCCGTCCGCCGCGGCCCGTGCCGCGGCGGGGGCGAGCGGCGCGGCGCAGGCGGACGACTGGCGTTCCTTCGCCCGCCTGGTGGCCGTCATCATCGGGTGGTCCATCCCGTACGTCATGGTCACCTCGATGGTGTCGCTGCACGCGCAGCGCGACCTGGACAGCTCGGCGGGGGCCGGTGCCGCCGTGCTGACCTGCTTCACCGCGGCCGGGGCGGTCGGCACGCTGCTGGGCGGCTGGGTCGGGGACCGGTACGGCCGGATGACCTCGATCCGGGTCGGCTACCTGGTGGCGCTGCCCGCGCTGCTGGTCATCGCCTGGGCCCCGGCGCTGCCGGTGCTGGTGGTGAGTGCCGTCGTCTTCGGTGTCGCGATGTTCCTGCCGTTCGCCGCGCAGGTCACGCTCGCCCAGGACTACCTGCCCAGCCGCCCCGGTACGGCCAGTGGCCTGACGCTGGGGCTGGCGATGGCGGCCGGCGGCCTGTGCTCCCCCGCGTTCGGCCGGCTCGCCGACGCGAGCGGCCTGAGCGTCACGTTCTACGTGCTGGTCGCCGTCTTCCTGGTGCCCGTCGTCATGGCGCTCCGGCTGTCCGACCGCACCCCGGACGCGCCCGGGTCCACGCCGGACGCGCCCGAGTCGCCGTCGCCTCAGCCGCCGTCGGAGATCCGGGCCGAGACGCAGGGGTCCTCGTTGCGGTAG
- a CDS encoding GNAT family N-acetyltransferase, whose product MLATTLVPRTADLFDQGLERRAGSALLRFGAARQRPADRIGWTGEGAAAWLDDARGHVWSVGEPEAAAGLVLRAALTMPDRIREFTGPRGTETLVGRHLPVTGVVEWIFRWTVEEPPVQRGEDRVVALDESHHDELLAFLNAHSPAHSTGPGSADVSLWAGIRDADGRLVACGALSSLRDSGAPLMASVATDAALRGQGLGAALTSWLTRHAVRRHGFCTLWQLTDNAPAERLYDRLGYRNEDPCVSARISDGG is encoded by the coding sequence ATGCTGGCAACGACTCTTGTCCCCCGGACCGCCGACCTGTTCGACCAGGGCCTGGAGCGCCGGGCCGGTTCCGCGCTGCTGCGCTTCGGTGCCGCGCGGCAGCGCCCGGCCGACCGGATCGGCTGGACCGGCGAAGGCGCCGCCGCCTGGCTCGACGACGCCCGCGGCCATGTGTGGAGCGTCGGCGAACCGGAAGCCGCCGCCGGCCTCGTCCTGCGCGCGGCACTGACGATGCCCGACCGGATACGGGAGTTCACCGGCCCCCGCGGCACGGAGACCCTGGTCGGCCGCCACCTCCCGGTGACCGGCGTCGTCGAGTGGATCTTCCGCTGGACGGTGGAGGAGCCGCCCGTGCAGCGCGGTGAGGACCGGGTGGTGGCCCTCGACGAGAGCCACCACGACGAACTGCTCGCCTTCCTCAACGCGCACAGCCCAGCGCACTCGACCGGCCCCGGCTCCGCGGACGTCAGCCTGTGGGCCGGCATCCGCGACGCGGACGGCCGGCTGGTCGCCTGCGGCGCCCTGAGCAGCCTCCGGGACAGCGGCGCCCCGCTGATGGCCTCCGTCGCGACCGACGCGGCCCTCCGCGGCCAGGGGCTCGGCGCGGCGCTGACCTCCTGGCTCACCCGCCACGCCGTACGCCGCCACGGCTTCTGCACCCTCTGGCAGCTCACCGACAACGCCCCCGCCGAACGCCTCTACGACCGCCTCGGCTACCGCAACGAGGACCCCTGCGTCTCGGCCCGGATCTCCGACGGCGGCTGA